The following proteins are co-located in the Phragmites australis chromosome 10, lpPhrAust1.1, whole genome shotgun sequence genome:
- the LOC133930377 gene encoding glycine-rich cell wall structural protein 2-like, whose product MAVKSVVLLCVVLASLLLIFQDVVYARELSEANESEGKNVKPAGGAGLKDEKWGGGYNRGGGYGNGGGYGGGYGNGGGYGGGYNQPGYSGGYGPRYGGGYNHGHGGGYGAGYGGGYGGPGYGGGYGQPGYGNGYGGGYGGGYGNGGGGYGGGGGYGGGYGGGGHHGGWN is encoded by the exons ATGGCGGTTAAGTCTGTAGTTCTTCTCTGTGTCGTCCTGGCCTCTCTCCTGCTCATCTTCCAGGATGTGGTGTATGCTAGAGAGCTCAGTGAAGCCAACG AGTCTGAGGGAAAGAATGTGAAACCAGCAGGAGGGGCTGGACTCAAGGATGAGAAGTGGGGAGGCGGATACAACCGTGGTGGAGGATATGGAAACGGCGGTGGTTACGGTGGAGGATATGGAAATGGCGGTGGGTATGGAGGAGGATATAATCAGCCTGGCTACAGTGGTGGATATGGGCCTAGATATGGTGGAGGATACAACCATGGCCATGGTGGTGGCTATGGAGCTGGATATGGTGGTGGGTATGGTGGCCCTGGATACGGTGGTGGGTATGGTCAACCTGGCTACGGCAATGGATATGGAGGTGGCTACGGAGGAGGTTATggtaatggtggtggtggcTACGGCGGAGGTGGGGGTTATGGAGGAGGATACGGTGGTGGAGGACACCATGGTGGATGGAATTAA